ATCCACGTCTTGAATGCGTCCCTGGAAGAAGAATTCGGACGGGAGAGATTTGCCCGATTCGGTCATGGCTCCCGATGGACGCATCTCCTTCCCTGACTTATTAAGTGCGATGAGGCGAAATGCTCGTCTTTGGATCGCTTTGGGAAGATCCACCGTGACACTGAACGCCTCGAATTGGCCCGCGACGAAATTGCGATCTTCGCCCTCCACGGGGGCTGGTGGACTCTCCGGCTGGACGAACAAGGAGAATTCCGATCCTTGGCTAAGGACGAATTTGCCTCCGTCGTTCTTGTAGGCACTGACCGTAGTCCACGGCTTGGCAGAGAGACCAATCGCTACGTTCACCGATTCAAGGGTGCCCATTTCTTGGCCAACTGCAGCCAACCAGTACTCTTTGTCCTTGTCTGCCGGGTAGGGCTGGCTATTCTCCAGAATCGTGTAACTGGGGAGCTTGATTTCGCCGCTGCCGATTCTGAATGCCACCGAAGGCACCTTTCCCGCCGAAACACCATCGAAACGGACCACAAAGGACCGCATGCGGCCGACGTTGGCTGCCGGCTTTTCCAGACTGTGGACCAGTCCCTCGAGGGAGTCGGGGAAGACCCACTCCTTCAGCGGAACCCCGTTGGGACTCCAACTCTTCTCAGCAGCGTCGTCGCTCACAGCGGCAAGCTGCAGCTTGATGCCGTCTACGTGGGCAATCGTGTCCATGGGGCCGGCTGGGGCCGCATGATGGACGGCAACCCGGCGTCCGCAGCCCGCCACCATGCCCACGATCAAGATCGCGGCGAGGCCATGATGCAAGAAACGAAGGGTCCTCATGGTACTTACTTGAGTCTAGTATACGGCGCGTCGGGCCAATTCGAAGGAGGAGCACGAGTGTCTCAGGGCAGTAGCTGCCTGCTCTTGGTGGGAGTCGCTCCCCTAGGCTGTGGCTCAAAGCGGGGTCGCATGGTGGGCGTCCGTTCGCCGCACCCAGTCTGAGTCCAGCATCCGTTGGACGGATCTGGGCTAGGGATCGCGATTCACCTGTTCTCGTTGGATACCCGCCCACCGCTCCGGATCGCTGACAATGCCTCGGGCCAGCCACCGTTCGCCGTTTGCATCGACGAACTCATCCCCCTCGAAGAGCGCGACCACGTGGGTCCCGTCCTTCAGATGCCAAGTTCGGTGCGGGACCTTCTTGAACTCGACGATGCGAAGACTGGATCGTGGCAAGACAGCTTGGTATCGGGGACCTCGGTTCTCAATGAGCTCCTCTTTCGTCACTCGGAGGACCGTTGGGCCGCTTCGGGTGCTCAAGAGGTAGTACGCTTGCACCACTAATACCACCGCCGATAGGACCGCTAGAATCGCCGAAAGCGCCCTTGGGGCATGCACGATCTTCGGCTCCCTGCGTCGATCAATTGCCATGCCTGCGAACATGAAGATTGGAAGCAAGGCGATCACCCAAGTCTCTTGAACAAACCAAGACAGGATGAGCGCGCACAGGAGCACGAGCGTCCGGCACACCATGTTGCGCCCCGTTCGAACGGCAAACACGGTAACAACGAGAAGCAGGGCAATCACATTCGGAAGGACCGCGAACGAATCCTGTACGGATTCCACGAACCGATGCTCCATGAGAGCATTGTATCAAGAGCGCAAGATCCCCGGTTGCGTGAGCCAGTATGACCACGCACCTAATCAACCGTAACGCTCCCGCTCGAAAGGGATGTCCCGCGCAGCCGTGCCGACTCTGAGCAACGGCGGAGACACCCGCGGAATTGGGATGCCCGTGCCTTCGGTTGTCCCGTCGGGATCGCCGGGCAGGCGTCGACACCTCCGACGCCACAGGGCGTTGAGGCCGGCAATTGCACCCACAATCGCCCAACATCCTATCCCGATTGCGGGATCGTGCACGACAATAGCGATCTCAAAGGACAGCATCCCCGCCACAAAGAGGACGAAGACACAAACTCCGAGAACGACTGCGAACCGACCCATCCACGTGCATAGGAACGAAGGCACCGGCGAGCAATGCCGCGGGCCGCGCCAAAGCCTCCCGACCTCGATCGGCTCGTCCCAGAAAGCCATGGTTTCATAGTACGACGACTGGCCCTGGCGGAGCTCTGGCAACGTTGCGCCGTTCGAACTGGTCGTCGGAATCTTCGGTGTCCGAGAGTCAGTCGTACAATGAGATCGTGATGATCGCCTTGATCTTTGGAGCGGCGTTCCTCGGTCAACAGGTGCCGGACGATCCGCCGCTTCTGCGCAAAGAAGCCAACCTCACGTGCGCCGACTGGGCGAACGTTGCCAACCACTACATCGCGATCGGGGAACGAAAGGCCGTCGAAGAACTGCTTGATCGCACCTCCGACAAACCCTCCCGGTTCGCGATCTCCAACGCTCATGCAGCTCGACTGTGCAGGCTGTTGTATATGCCTCACCCCGGCAACGAACTCCGCGGCCCCAGGGTCTACGATTCGTGGCTTCCTGACGGCTCCACTGCCCTTGATCGCTGGCCTGAGTTTCCGTTTGCCGAGCAGGACGGAGTGTGGTTCTGGGTAGGTTCCAGATCCCCCGCGGGAACGACGGGAACTGAGGAGCCAGTGGGAGACTACGTCCGGTACTGCGAGGCCCACGGCGTCTTTAGGTCGCAGCCTCTTATGGTTCCATCCACTGCGCAAGCCATGAAGGCCCTTGAAGCACTGCTGAAGTCCGATCGGTGGGATCCGAAGTACGGACAGCGCTGGAAGGCCTCAGCCTGGTTCCTTCGCGGACAGACCGAGTATTGAGGATGGCGTGGAGTGCGGAACGCCATCGGGCTGTTGTCTTACGACACCATCTGAAGGACAATTCGCCAACCAAGGACCAAGGACCAACAACCAAGGACCAGACCAAGTGCCCAGGGTGGGACTTGAACCCACACGGCCTTGCGGCCAACGGATTTTAAGTCCGCTGCGTCTACCATTCCGCCACCCGGGCCAGCGCGAGGTTACCTGTCAGAATGGGACTCGGGATTCGGGATTCGGGACTCGGGTCCATTGCATTCCGGCCCCCGGGTCGCGCATAATCTCAGAGCGCTTTTGGACCGAGCGTAGGCTTGCTGGCGTTCAGCGGGCGGAGACCCATCATGGCGAAGAAGAGCGAAGCACGGGAAATCATCCGGATCGTGTGCACCGAAGACGGCAAGAACTACTACACGACGACCAAGAACAAGCGCAACACGACCGAGCGCCTGGAACTCATGAAGTACAACCCGCGGCTGCGCAAGCACACGCTGCACCGCGAAAAGAAGTAAGGACGAAACCATGCCACTGCCCAAGAGACGACACTCGCACCAGCGCACGGCCCTCCGCCGCACGCACTACACCGCGGAGATGCCCGAGATCCAGGTGAACAAGCAGGTCGGCGGCGAGCCGTACTTCCTGCGCCACAACGCCACGCCAGACGGCTACTACAAAGGCCGGCGCCTCCCCGGATTCAAAGACAAAGAACAGGGCTGATCCCAGACCCGCCCACAGGACCTCGGCTGGACTACCCGCCGGGGTCCTTTGCTTTTGGGAACCCTAACGCGAGGACTTGACGCGGGTGCCGAACGGGCTGAGCTCCCTCGCCTCTACCACGTCGCGCGGCTCCCATCCCGGAAACGGCCGGCCCATCAGGGGAGGCTCCGGAGGCTTCGCCTCTTCGTGCGGACCCACGAGGATGTACAGCATCACCAACGCCCCGATCGCGAGAATCCAGTAGGTGGCGAGGCTCACCTCGTTCAGATCGTTCCAGGGTGCCACCACCGGGGACGGTTTCACCTCCTCCCGCGCGTGGGAGGACGGCGAGTCCGACACGGGCGGGCGGAGCGCGAAGGTCTCCAGCCGAGCGGCTCGAGACTCCAGCTTGTCGATGCGCTCCTCGTGGTCTCCCAACTCTTGCGTGTGCTGGGCGAACGCCCTTTCGAACCGCCGCTCGAAGGCCTCGCCGCGGATCTCCGCCAAGAGCCGGCCCACCTCGATGGGATCGGCCCCCGTGGCTTCGATCACCGCCGCCACGGTCGGACGCGGGTCTCCGCCAAACTCGCGTTCCCCCAGGCGCTCCAACAAAGCGCCGACCTCTCCCTCCTCCAGGTGCTCCTGCAGCAGGGCCTCTCGCTCGAACCGATGGTCCATCGACACTCTATGATAACGTACTCCCGAGGATTTTTGGCGCGAGGCTCCCTTTCCCCACCACCCATCCGCTAAACTCTCGCTGTGGTCGTCGAGCTGACCGTCGAGAACATCGCGATCATCGAGCGCGCCCAAATCGCACTCGGTCCCGGCCTCACGGTGCTGACCGGGGAAACGGGCGCGGGCAAATCGCTCCTCGTCGATGCCATCGAACTCGCTTTCGGAGCGCGCGCCGACTCCGAACTCGTTCGAACGGGCACCCCGCGCGCATCGGTCTCCGTCGCGGTCGACGTCTCCCACAGCCCCGAGCTGCGCGCCCTTTGCGACGCCATGGGCGCCGCGATCGACGATTCGATGCTCTACCTTCACCGCGAGGTGTTCGCCGAAGGAAGGTCGCAGTGCCGCATCGCCGGCAAACTTGCGCCGGTCGGCACCCTTCGCCAGCTCGGTCTGGCCATCGTGGATCTGCACGGGCAACACGACCACCAGGCCCTGCTCGACGTGGACACCCACCTCGGCCTCCTCGACGCCTGGATCGGCGATCCGTGCTCCGACCTCCTCGCCGAGACGGCCGCTGCGTACGAAGCCGCGGAGGCCGCCCGAAAGCGGCTGCAGGCCGTCCGCACCGGTCAGCGCGAACGCGAGCAGCGCCTCGACCTGCTGCGCTACCAGATCGGCGAAATCGAAGCGTTCGGGCCGCGCGTTGGCGAGGGCGACGAGTTGGAGGCCCAACTCTCCCGCCTCCAGCACGCCGAGCGGCTCACCCAGGTCGGCAGCGAGGCGCTGCACGCCCTCGCCGACGACGAGTTCAGCGCCCTCGAACGCCTCCGAGCCCAGGTCAAATCCCTCCAGGACGCGGAGCGCCTCGACGCCTCCCTCGGCCCCATTCTCGAAACGGTCCGTGCAGCCGAAATCTCGCTGGAAGACGGACTCCGCGACCTGCGACGCTACGTGGAGAACGTCGAAGCCAATCCGGAACTGCTCCAGGAGACCGCGGACCGGCTGGACGCGCTCCGCCGCCTGCGCCGCAAGTACGGAGACGACGAGGCCGCCCTCCTCGCCTACCTCCACGAGGCCCACCTGGAACTTCAAAGCCTCGAAGGACTCGACCAGGACGAGGCAACCCTGCTCGCCGCCTACAACGAGGCCGCGGCCTCGCTCAAATCCACCTGCGCCAAACTAACCGCCCTACGCCAGGAGCGCGCGGCGGAGTTCGAAAAGGAGGTCGCCGCCCAGCTCGACGACCTTGCGATGCCCGGAGCCCGATTCGAGGCCCGCTTCGCACCCAAGGAGCCCGAGGCGAACGGCGCCGACCAGGTGGGCTTCTTCTTCTCCGCCAATACCGGCGAACCCCCGAAACCCCTCGACAAGATCGCCAGCGGCGGCGAGATCTCCCGCGTCATGCTGGCAATCAAAACGGCCATGGCCGGACGCGCGGGAGTTCCCACGCTCATTTTCGACGAAGTGGATTCGGGACTTGGGGGACGCGCAGCGGCCGTCGTGGCCCAGAAGCTCGGAGAGCTGAGCGCTCACTACCAGGTGGTCGCGATCACCCACCTGCCTCAAATCGCGAGCGCCGCCACCACGCACTTCAGGATCGACAAGGAGGAGGTGGGAGGACGCGTGGTCACCCGCGTCCACGCACTGAATCCGCAGGAGCGCGTCGAGGAGATCGCCCGGATGATCGCCGGGGAAGAGGTCGGCGACTCCGCGCGTGCCCACGCCAAGGAGATGATCGGGGACGGGAATCGGGATTCGGGACTCAAGAGGTAGAGGGGCGCCTCTCGGATGGAAACCTCATCAGCGGGACGAACGTCAACTTCACCGTTGGGGCATCGCTTGGCACCTATATCGGGCAGACCCCGTACCATGGGTGGACCCACGGCCGCGTCAAGAAGACCGTGATCCGCGTAGGTCTCGGCGAGGGCGAAGTGATCAAGGAGTGGACCAACGAGGGAGAACTGGTGGAACTCGGAACTCTCGAACGCCTTGGGACTCTGGACAAGGCTTTTGCCATCCGTTTTGCGAGCACCCACTTCCCGCACGACTCGGTCGTCAACTTCAAAGTTCATGCGGAAGCCGCTCTGCGCGACGCGGCTGGAGTCACGGCAGACCTCGTCGTCGATGTTGAGGGCAACCAAAGGGCTTACAACCGCGGTCTGTTCCTCGCGACGCAAGAAACGTACAACGGAGTCTACGTCATCGATCCGGGTGGGATCGCCGCCGGTCTGGCCAGAGACTGCGTCGACGTGGCGCGACCCCGGGTTCAGGGCATGGAGCACGTCGTCGAGCCGGCCACCTCCTCCGAAGCCCAGAACCAGCGCCAAACGGACCTCGACCCGAAATTCAAGCGGAACACCGTGTTCGTCGCCATCACGCACGGGTCTCCCGACGGCATCCGGGCCTCGCATACGGACGAGATGCCTTGGGATCCCGCCTCCAATCCGCAGTCGATCACGGCGATGGTGCATGACGGGCGTGGGAGCGTCCCGCTTTACAACCTTGTGCTTCTCCTCGCGTGTCAGACCGCCTACAACGGCTCCTTTGACCGCGTGTCCAAGCCCTTCGGCATCCGCAGTGTGAATCCCGGGCCCATGACCCCGGACCGGTGCGTCGTCGCGTTCACCACGGAGGTCGGCACTGAACGCAACAAAGAAACATTAGCCCTTTGGACGGCGAAGTTCTTGGACTATTTGGGGCAGGGGTATACGGCGAAGGAAGCCATAGACGAGGTCAGAAACGACAACATCTTGATCTATCCACCGGCAAGGGGAGCTTCGGCGGTCAATCCTGTGGTTGTGGGCGACACACTGACGAAGCTGTCCGGTTACTACGAAACTTCAGATTCAAAAGGAGCGGTCAGCGCATGGTACTTGGTTCTCTAGCATTGGTCTGCGCGTTGGTGGGTCAAGGGGGGGTGTCGATCGAGCAGGCCCGGCACCGCCTGATGGGGTTCCGGGACAGCATCATGTCCCAAGCACTGGGAAACGGGATCGTTACGCCCCTGGACATGGACTTGGACCTGCGCGAGACCCGGCCGGCCGTGTACTTGTTCTATGCTTCCAACTGGTCCGGACGAATAGACCGGGCGACAGGCCGGGTCAGTTCCTTCCGCGCTGCGGGAGACTGGGACATCCGCTGGCAACCGGGTATCGCTATCACCGCGGAACGCTGCAGGGAGTTGTCGCTCAAGTACTTCCACGCGGCGGGCTTCGAAGACGACGACCTCCTGTTCCGGGAGATCGTCCCCGCCGCCGAGGAGTTTAACAACAAGTCCCAAGAAGCCGTTTGGAGCATATACGCGCAGCGCGTCCACAACGGCATCACCGTCGATTGGAGGCACCCGGTCATGTTGGAACTCGAACCGACCACCGGCCAACTTGCATCCCTCGTCGTGGACGATCGGGGATCCGTCCTCAGCGAGCCAAGGACGCCCACCACCGGCATCGAGGTGGCACGCCAAACGATGGTCGCGGAGGTGTTCCGGCGCTTCCATGCGAGCACCTTGGAAGAGTCGACGCCGATGTACCTGTGCGCGTTCGATCCGGCAGCAACTTCCCGCGACGAAAGCGACTTCAGCTCCCCCATCGCCGTGCAGGCTCTCAGGCAGGGCAAAGTCTTGCTTGCTTGGGACTGCATGGCCCACCTCACCGACGGGCAGCAGAATGAAAAGTGGATCCGCGTCGTGGTGCACGCCCACTCGGGCCAACTCCTCTTCATCGAAAAGGAAGGAGGGAGCTTCGGCTCGGGCCATGACGCAAAGGCAACCGCTCCCGTCCGCTGGGACTGGGGGGTTGGACCGATCGAGGTCCTGGCGCACGCCTCGGCGTGGAGCACTCCTTCGGGCGACATCGAGAACGTCGAGGGGCCGCCGAAGGCGCAATCGGCGAGCTGGACGCCCGTGATCCTGCGCCGGGCGCGCCTGCTTGTGCGCGCGGAGTTCGACCCGGTCTCGGGCAAAGTGCGCACAAACGCCGGGGTGCGCCCTGTTTACGGCATGCCCAACAAGCATCTCCTTGGAATCCTTCGCTCCGCCGTCGGAGACTCCCGATTCCCGATTCCCGATTCCCGATTCCCGGCTACCGATAATTCTCGAATGAAACGGGAAACTCGAGCTTGATGCCCTTCACGAAGGCGATGGTCTTCTGCAGCTCGTCCTTGTCCTTGCCGCTCACGCGGATCGCGTCGCCCTGGATCTGCGCCTGGACCTTCAGACCCTTGTCTCGAATCTGCTTGATCAGCGGCTTGGCCTGGTCCTGCGAGATGCCCGCCTTGAACTTCACGGGCATGCGGATGGTCAGCCCGGTGCCCGCCTCCTGCTTGCCGTAGTCGATCTGTCGGATGTCGATCCCGCGCTTGAGGAGCTTCGACACGACGATGTCCTTGAGCTGCTCCATCCGGAACTCGTCGTCAGCCACCAGCGTCAGCTCGTCGTTCTCAAACCGGATCTCGGCCTTCGTGCCCTTGAAGTCGTACCGGTTGGCAAGCTCGCGCTGTGCCTGGTCCACGGCGTTGCGGACCTCTTGCTTGTCCACCTTGGACACGATGTCGAAAGAGGATTCTTTGGCCGCCATCGGAGGTTACGCCTTCTCCAAATCGTCGCTGCGGCACAGCACCACGTAGTGCGCGTCGAACGCCAGCTCCTCGGGCGTGAGCTGCTTCTTCTGCTCCTCGCTCACCGAGTTCACGAACTTCTCGCGCATGCGCTTCGTGGACTCCTTGTGCACGCTCGCCGTGACCTTCGTGAGGGAGTCCGGATCGATCTTGACCGCGATCTCATCCTTCGCGTAAGTGTTTTGAACGACCCCGACGAGGCCGGCCATATGCTCGTAGTAGCAGCTTGACGCGCGATCGTCGTCCGTCACCGGGCGTGCCACCACGCGTACACGATCGCCTTCTTTCCAGTTGGGCATGGGAGAATTGTACCTGTGGGCACGACCCCGGGAGCCCTAGTGTCCGTACCCCTCGGCGCCGCTCTGGACCTTCCCGCGGAACGAGTGGAACAGGTAGCTGAAGTAGCCGATCGCGAGCACGATCGCAAGAAGCCACCAGATCAGCCCCACGCGCAGGCTCAGGGCACCAGCCGCGGCGTTCTCCGTGGTCAGGTTGTTCGCCGCATCCACCGTCGAGCGCAACAGAATGGGGAACACGCCCGCTGCCGTCGCCGCCAGCATCGACGCCAGGAACAGGACCGAGCCGAGAAACGCCTTGAGTTCGAGCCCCTTCGTCAGGAAAACGCGCATCAGCACCGCGCCGGCCACGACGCCCAGCGCGAGAATCCACGTCCACGGGCGGCCGATCAACTGCTCGTAAAGCTCGGGCCGAATCGAATGGGTGGCGATCGTCGCCAACACGCCCACCAGCACCACAACCCACCAGAGCACCCGTGCCGCACCTCTCGCCCGAGCGTTCAGCTCGCCCTCCGTCTTGTACACGAGGAACAGCGCCCCGTGCAGCGTCAAAGCGGCCAGCGCGAAGACGCCCACCAGCACGGTGTACCAATCCAGCACGCCCTGGTCCGGCCAAGGCATAAAGTTGGTGAAGAGCGGGCCGCTGAAGTAGCCATCGGGCCCCAACGGCACCCCGCGGATGACATTGCCCAGCGCCGCGCCCAGCACCACGGCCATGAGCAACGAGGAGAGGAAGAACACGCCGTCCCAAAACGATCGCCACAGGTCCGCCACGACCATCGAGCGGAACTCGATCGCGATTCCCCGGAGAACCAGCAGCCACAACGACATCATCAGGGGCAGATAGAAACCGCTGAACCCCGCCGCGTAGACCCTGGGAAACGCGAAGAACAACACTCCGCCGCTTGCCAGCAGCCACACCTCGTTGCCGTCCCAAATCGGTCCGATCGAGGCAAGCACCGTGCGGCGCTCCGCATCGTTCTTGGCCACAAAGAGGTGAAGCACACCCACCCCCAAGTCGAACCCGTCGAGCACGACGTACACGGCGAGCATCACGGCGATGATGGCGAACCAAACGGTTTCCATGGCTAAGCTTTCGCCTCCCCATCCGGACCAGCGGCGATCTGCCGGACCACCAAGTACAAGAACAGCACCCCCATCACCAAATACAGGCCCATGAAGCCGAGCGCGCTGAACACGACGCTTCCGCCGGCAACCTGGGGCGAACTCCCGGCGCCCGTGCGGAACAGGCCATAGATCAGCCAAGGCTGCCTTCCCAGTTCCGCGGTCAACCAGCCCATCGACGTCGCGATGTAGGGAAACGGGAACGCGAGCATGAGGATCCAAAGCAACGGGCGCGACTCGAAGAGCTTGCCGCGCCACAACATCCAAGCCGAGACGAGCGCGAGGGCGATGAACAACGTCCCCAGCCCCGCCATGATGTGGTACGCGAAGTAGAGGAGCTCGATGTTGTCCGGATGCTGGTCCTGGGGGATGTCGTTCAACCCCTTCACTTCAGCCCCGAAGGAACCGTACGCGAGGTAGCTCAGCACGGAAGGCACGACGATTGGGTTGTCGAGCCTCCGGTTCTCCACATCGGGCTGGCCGATGATCGCCAGCTCCGCGCGGTCGCTCGTCTCGAATTTGCCCTCCATGGCCGCGAGCGCCGCGGGCTGGTGTCGGGCGAGCATCTTGCCGTGCTGGTCCCCGGTCGGAAAGAGCACGATGATCGAGCCC
This sequence is a window from Fimbriimonadaceae bacterium. Protein-coding genes within it:
- the rpmG gene encoding 50S ribosomal protein L33, encoding MAKKSEAREIIRIVCTEDGKNYYTTTKNKRNTTERLELMKYNPRLRKHTLHREKK
- the rpmF gene encoding 50S ribosomal protein L32, producing the protein MPLPKRRHSHQRTALRRTHYTAEMPEIQVNKQVGGEPYFLRHNATPDGYYKGRRLPGFKDKEQG
- the recN gene encoding DNA repair protein RecN yields the protein MVVELTVENIAIIERAQIALGPGLTVLTGETGAGKSLLVDAIELAFGARADSELVRTGTPRASVSVAVDVSHSPELRALCDAMGAAIDDSMLYLHREVFAEGRSQCRIAGKLAPVGTLRQLGLAIVDLHGQHDHQALLDVDTHLGLLDAWIGDPCSDLLAETAAAYEAAEAARKRLQAVRTGQREREQRLDLLRYQIGEIEAFGPRVGEGDELEAQLSRLQHAERLTQVGSEALHALADDEFSALERLRAQVKSLQDAERLDASLGPILETVRAAEISLEDGLRDLRRYVENVEANPELLQETADRLDALRRLRRKYGDDEAALLAYLHEAHLELQSLEGLDQDEATLLAAYNEAAASLKSTCAKLTALRQERAAEFEKEVAAQLDDLAMPGARFEARFAPKEPEANGADQVGFFFSANTGEPPKPLDKIASGGEISRVMLAIKTAMAGRAGVPTLIFDEVDSGLGGRAAAVVAQKLGELSAHYQVVAITHLPQIASAATTHFRIDKEEVGGRVVTRVHALNPQERVEEIARMIAGEEVGDSARAHAKEMIGDGNRDSGLKR
- a CDS encoding YajQ family cyclic di-GMP-binding protein; protein product: MAAKESSFDIVSKVDKQEVRNAVDQAQRELANRYDFKGTKAEIRFENDELTLVADDEFRMEQLKDIVVSKLLKRGIDIRQIDYGKQEAGTGLTIRMPVKFKAGISQDQAKPLIKQIRDKGLKVQAQIQGDAIRVSGKDKDELQKTIAFVKGIKLEFPVSFENYR
- the cydB gene encoding cytochrome d ubiquinol oxidase subunit II, with translation METVWFAIIAVMLAVYVVLDGFDLGVGVLHLFVAKNDAERRTVLASIGPIWDGNEVWLLASGGVLFFAFPRVYAAGFSGFYLPLMMSLWLLVLRGIAIEFRSMVVADLWRSFWDGVFFLSSLLMAVVLGAALGNVIRGVPLGPDGYFSGPLFTNFMPWPDQGVLDWYTVLVGVFALAALTLHGALFLVYKTEGELNARARGAARVLWWVVVLVGVLATIATHSIRPELYEQLIGRPWTWILALGVVAGAVLMRVFLTKGLELKAFLGSVLFLASMLAATAAGVFPILLRSTVDAANNLTTENAAAGALSLRVGLIWWLLAIVLAIGYFSYLFHSFRGKVQSGAEGYGH